A single Pseudodesulfovibrio aespoeensis Aspo-2 DNA region contains:
- a CDS encoding CIS tube protein yields the protein MAWDQQPIKGYLVDADTGERLEFQYNPNSISDEKSTDYATIKIPGMSHPRYQYVAGEPRRIAFKVELFKGPVKQKVDWLRSLQYPEHAGTMLKNAPHRVLLIFGDLYPGVTCIVRQVKARFFGLFDRDNLLPQRAEVDIVLEEYVDRSINWSEVRS from the coding sequence ATGGCCTGGGATCAACAGCCCATCAAGGGATATCTGGTGGACGCCGACACGGGGGAGCGGCTCGAATTCCAGTACAACCCCAACTCCATCAGCGACGAGAAGTCGACCGACTACGCGACGATCAAAATTCCCGGTATGAGCCATCCGCGCTACCAGTACGTCGCTGGGGAACCGCGCCGGATCGCCTTCAAGGTCGAGCTGTTCAAAGGGCCGGTGAAGCAGAAGGTCGACTGGCTCCGCTCTCTGCAATATCCGGAGCACGCCGGAACCATGCTCAAGAACGCGCCGCATCGTGTGCTGCTCATTTTCGGCGATCTCTATCCCGGCGTGACCTGTATCGTCCGGCAGGTTAAGGCGCGGTTCTTCGGCCTGTTCGACCGGGACAACCTGCTGCCGCAGCGGGCCGAGGTGGACATCGTCCTCGAGGAATACGTGGACCGTTCCATCAACTGGTCGGAGGTGCGCTCATGA
- a CDS encoding DUF1353 domain-containing protein produces MSSEAKTLFSGTALGLSGPLRVEILANGMTARLTQPFRVRTGACRIIEVPAGFETDFASVPRLFWRMVPPWGRYSPAAVVHDYLYHTGKVSRLAADRIFLELMAALGVSLWKRQVMYWAVRLGGWLAWDASRKREAEHA; encoded by the coding sequence ATGAGTTCCGAAGCCAAGACCCTATTTTCCGGTACCGCGCTGGGTCTCTCCGGGCCGCTTCGGGTGGAGATTCTTGCTAATGGAATGACCGCCAGGCTGACCCAGCCGTTCCGTGTCCGCACCGGCGCTTGCCGCATCATCGAAGTGCCCGCCGGGTTCGAGACCGACTTCGCCTCGGTGCCGCGCCTGTTCTGGCGCATGGTGCCGCCCTGGGGGCGATATTCCCCGGCGGCCGTCGTTCACGACTACCTCTACCACACCGGCAAGGTCTCGCGGCTTGCGGCCGACCGTATCTTTCTCGAACTGATGGCGGCCCTGGGCGTGTCTCTGTGGAAACGCCAGGTCATGTATTGGGCGGTTCGCCTGGGCGGCTGGCTGGCCTGGGACGCCAGTCGAAAACGGGAGGCGGAGCATGCTTGA
- a CDS encoding YcbK family protein gives MGDLSKNFNRSEFACKGKNCCGHSAAVHPDLVDALQALRDRIGKPLSITSGFRCNRHNKAVGGAAQSYHTLGMAADVSCPDGVSPGDLAVIAEEIPLFREGGIGVYASWVHLDVRQSGKARWRS, from the coding sequence ATGGGCGATCTCAGTAAGAATTTCAACCGGTCGGAATTCGCCTGCAAGGGCAAAAACTGTTGCGGCCATTCGGCTGCGGTCCATCCCGATCTGGTCGACGCCCTGCAGGCGTTGCGCGACCGCATCGGCAAACCGCTGTCCATCACCAGCGGCTTCCGCTGCAACCGGCACAACAAGGCGGTGGGTGGCGCGGCGCAGAGTTACCACACGCTGGGCATGGCGGCCGACGTGAGCTGTCCCGATGGCGTTTCGCCCGGGGACCTGGCGGTCATCGCCGAGGAGATTCCGCTCTTCCGCGAGGGCGGCATCGGCGTCTATGCCTCCTGGGTCCATCTCGATGTGCGCCAGTCGGGCAAGGCGAGGTGGCGGTCATGA
- a CDS encoding LysM peptidoglycan-binding domain-containing protein produces the protein MIGRDSRYARCVLYRDSDGTSLGVRQRIDTTPRHDDRLHTLVEGDRLDLLAHRYLGDARLWWIICDYNDIFFPLELEPGQALRIPSREHVQMRLLD, from the coding sequence ATGATCGGTCGCGATTCCCGCTACGCCCGCTGCGTTCTCTACCGGGACAGTGACGGCACCTCCCTCGGCGTGCGCCAGCGCATCGACACTACCCCCAGACACGACGACCGCCTGCACACCTTGGTCGAAGGCGACCGTCTGGATCTGCTCGCGCACCGCTATCTGGGCGATGCCCGGCTCTGGTGGATCATCTGCGACTACAACGACATCTTCTTTCCGCTGGAACTCGAGCCGGGCCAGGCGCTGCGCATTCCCTCCCGCGAACACGTTCAGATGCGCCTGCTCGACTGA
- a CDS encoding DUF7768 domain-containing protein, with the protein MKRIFVCSPFAGDIARNVKVAEALCRWVMRSGHAPFAPHLLYPTFTDDSVPEQRETGIACGLAYMECCDEVWAFTGNGISSGMQRELDRAGQLGKPIIKIVEV; encoded by the coding sequence ATGAAACGCATCTTTGTCTGCAGCCCGTTCGCGGGCGACATAGCTCGAAACGTCAAGGTCGCCGAAGCGCTTTGCCGTTGGGTCATGAGAAGCGGTCACGCGCCGTTCGCGCCACACCTGCTGTATCCGACCTTCACCGACGACAGCGTTCCCGAACAACGGGAGACGGGCATCGCCTGCGGCCTGGCCTACATGGAATGCTGCGACGAGGTGTGGGCGTTCACCGGCAACGGTATTTCCAGCGGCATGCAGCGGGAACTGGACCGGGCCGGACAACTGGGCAAGCCGATCATCAAGATTGTCGAGGTGTAA
- a CDS encoding phage late control D family protein: MDLDTFKPTFLIQIEGQDLSKDITQEITSFVFTDNEEELDILELSVTDRNLQFVDDPLFQEGNEIVARFGYVGNLSPRKKAVIKDIDYDFPENGDPTIRIKAYDKGFKLAGKENQKVWQKPAPGILYSEIAEQIAAANGLTSVVTATKGKHLRVTQSNISDAQFLKELAEKARDRDGDGVSGYVFYVQDDELHFHPRELDQTPLLTLEYFTDTKGLLRSFRPSTQSQGAKGAGVETKTVGVDPRKKDVVEHKANNATTPERTALGKQTYLVDGNTGEGSFKEQETGQIVPSFDRSEGFHDEPRQEPAQDSAEGKFREAELRQVEADAATIGIPQLRAKKNVEIKGVGRKFSGIYYCHSVRHSISGAGYLCELKLKKNALGKGAGDKSAESQGKPNDKEAPPTPQNEPPAMVTINADTGAVTQGGGNGRSQ, encoded by the coding sequence ATGGATCTGGATACTTTCAAGCCGACATTTTTGATTCAGATCGAGGGGCAAGACCTCTCGAAGGACATCACCCAGGAGATCACCTCTTTCGTCTTCACCGACAACGAGGAGGAGCTGGATATCCTCGAACTGTCGGTGACCGACCGCAACCTGCAGTTCGTCGATGATCCTCTGTTCCAGGAAGGCAATGAGATCGTGGCCCGCTTCGGCTACGTGGGAAACCTCTCTCCGCGTAAGAAGGCGGTCATCAAAGACATCGATTACGATTTTCCGGAAAACGGCGACCCGACCATCCGCATCAAGGCCTACGACAAGGGCTTTAAACTCGCGGGCAAGGAAAACCAGAAGGTCTGGCAGAAACCCGCTCCCGGCATCCTCTATTCGGAAATCGCCGAGCAGATCGCCGCCGCCAACGGCCTCACGTCGGTGGTCACTGCCACCAAGGGCAAACATCTCCGCGTCACCCAGAGCAACATCTCGGACGCCCAGTTCCTGAAGGAGCTGGCGGAAAAAGCCCGTGACCGCGATGGCGACGGCGTGAGCGGCTATGTCTTCTACGTCCAGGACGACGAACTCCACTTCCATCCCCGCGAGCTCGACCAGACGCCGCTTCTGACCCTCGAATATTTCACCGACACCAAGGGCCTGTTGCGCTCGTTTCGCCCCAGCACCCAATCCCAGGGAGCCAAGGGCGCGGGTGTCGAGACCAAAACGGTCGGCGTCGACCCGCGCAAGAAGGACGTGGTCGAGCACAAGGCTAACAACGCCACCACGCCCGAGCGCACGGCCCTGGGCAAGCAGACCTATCTGGTCGACGGCAACACCGGCGAAGGCAGCTTCAAAGAACAGGAGACGGGGCAGATCGTGCCCAGCTTCGACCGTTCCGAAGGCTTTCACGATGAGCCGCGACAAGAGCCCGCCCAGGACAGCGCCGAAGGTAAGTTCCGCGAGGCCGAACTGCGTCAGGTCGAGGCGGATGCGGCCACTATCGGCATTCCCCAGCTACGCGCCAAGAAGAACGTCGAGATCAAGGGCGTGGGACGGAAGTTTTCCGGCATCTATTACTGCCACTCGGTGCGCCACAGCATCAGCGGCGCTGGCTATCTCTGCGAACTCAAACTCAAGAAGAACGCTCTCGGCAAGGGCGCGGGCGACAAGTCCGCCGAGTCCCAGGGCAAACCCAACGACAAGGAGGCCCCGCCCACACCGCAAAACGAGCCGCCAGCCATGGTGACCATCAATGCGGACACCGGCGCGGTCACACAAGGAGGCGGCAATGGGCGATCTCAGTAA